CGACGGCCGTGTCCGCGTACCGCAGCAGCGCCCGGCTCACCGCGGGCCACTGCCCGGGGGCGGCGGCCAGCATCGAGGCGCCGGTGTCCAGCGCGAGGTCCAGCCCCTCCGCGGGCGCGGCCACCACCCGGTGGACCGCCTGCTCCAGCAGCCCGCCGACGGCCTCGTCCGGCCCGGAGTCCTGCTGCTGCCTGCGCTTGCCCACGGTGAATCTGCTTTCGCTGCGTACGGTGTCCGGGGCGGTCGGCCCTCCTGCCATGATGCCGGAGCGCGGGCGCCGACCCGCCCGGCCGCCCAGCGGCCGGCGCCGTGACCGGCGCCGTGACCGGCGCCGTGACCGGCGCCGTGACCGGCGCCGTGACCGGCGCCGTGACCGTGCTGCGGCGGGGCCGCGGTCAGCGCTCGACGGCCTTCGCGAGGATCTCCGGCAGCCGGCCGAGCAGTCGCCCGGCGGCCAGCCGGACCCCGAGCGCCGCGGCCGCGGCGCCGTAGAGCGGGCCGAGCAGGAGGACGGGCCAGGCCGGGCCGTCGCCGGCCAGGGCCCACAGCAGGTAGCCGCCGACCGGGAGGCTCAGCACCACCACGCCGACCATCGAGCCGAAGGTGTTGAGCAGGGTCAGCCCGCTCTGGCCGGGGGCGGCGTTGCGCATCGGGTTGCCGTCGGCCGGCATGGCGTACGGCACGACCACGCTGAACAGCGCGCCGAGCCCGACGGCGCAGCCGAGCACCGACAGGGCCAGGCCGAGTGCGGGGGCGAACCCGGCCCAGTCGCCGGTGGCGGTCGCCAGCACCAGCCCGAGCAGTGCGGTGACGGGCACCGCGTAGAGGAGGACGGCGTAGGCCCGTCCGCGCAGCTCGTCCCGGGCGTCGGCGGGGGTGACCAGGGTGGCGGCGACCATCCAGAAGGCGGAGCCGTCCATTCCGAACAGGTTGACCATCTGCAGGCCGAGGAACATCCCGGCCATCACCACCAGGTAGACGCTGGACCAGCCCTGGATCAGCGACAGCACGCAGACCACCAGCGTCATCCCGATGCTGGTGAACACCGCGGCCTTGGCCCGCGGCTCGCGCCAGGCGTACCGCAGGTGCCGCTGCATCACCGCGCCGGTCCGGCCGGCCGGCAGGAAGCCCCAGCCGCGGGACTGCCCGACCCCGCGGGCGACCTCCAGGGTGGAGGCGTCGGCGGTCACCATGAGCTGCTGGAGGCTGCCCAGCCACCAGCGCAGCAGCAGCGCCAGCAGCGCCGCGGCGGCCGCGAGCTGCAGCAGGGCCAGGACGTGGTGCCCCTCGCCGGCGGTGCGGGCGGCGTCCAGCGCGCTGACCGGCGGCACCCACCGCAGCACCGCGGCGAACGGGGCGAAGGGGGAGAGGTCCAGCGAGTCGCCGGGCCTGCCGAGGATGCTCTGGAAGCTGAGGTTGGCAACCTGCACGAGCAGGGCGAAGAGCAGCCCGCCGAAGATGGCGAAGTCCTTGCCGCGCCGGCTGGACAGCAGCCGGGCGTTGCCGGCGGCGACCGCCCGGGACAGCGTCACCACGCTCACCACGGTGAGCGGCACGCCGATCACGGCGGCCACCGCGGAGGCGGCGCCGTGCGCGCCGGCCAGCGCCGCGCCGGTGAGCAGCACCAGGGCGACGGCGGGGCCGGGGCCGATCAGCGCGGCCAGCGCGGAGCCGCGCAGCAGCGGCCAGGGCCGCAGCGGCAGCATGGTGAGCCGGGTCGGGTCGGCGCTCTCGTCGCTGGAGAAGAGGAAGAGCGGCACCGCGGCCCAGCCGAGGACCAGGGCGCAGGTCACCATGACGGCGGCGTCGCCGGCCCCGGCCCGCCCGTTCAGCAGGGCGAGGCCGAGCGCGAGGCCGGTGGTCAGCAGCAGGCCGGCCACGGTGCCGAAGACGTAGAGGGCGGCCCGGCCGGGGCTGCGGCGCAGTCCGTTGCGCAGCAGCCGCAGTTTGAGCGAGACCAGCGCCCGGACGACCTGCCGGCCGTCCGGCGGCGCGGCGCTCACCGGTCGCCGCCGAGCCAGCCGAGGGCCTGGCCGTCGTCCTCGCGGACGCCGATCAGCTCCAGGAAGGCGGCGTGCAGCGAGCGCCCGCCGCGGACCTCCTCCAGCGGGCCGTGCGCGATCACCCGGCCGGCGTCGACCACCGCCACCCAGTCGCAGAGCTGCTCGACCAGTTCCATCACATGGCTGGAGAACACCACGGTGCTGCCGGCCGCGGCGTACCGCTTGAGCACTCCGCGGATGGTCTGGGCCGACACCGGGTCGACGCCTTCGAAGGGCTCGTCGAGGAACAGCACGTCGGGGTTGTGCAGCAGGGCGGCGGCGAGGCCGATCTTCTTGCGCATGCCGGTGGAGTAGTCGGCGACCAGCTTGTCCGCGTCGGCGCCGAGGTCGAGGACGCCGAGCAGTTCCTCGGCGCGGCGGTCCACCTCGGCGCCGGGCAGCCCGCGCAGCCGTCCGTTGTACTGCAGCAGTTCGCGCCCGCTGAGCCGCTCGAACATCCGCAGGCCCTCGGGCAGGATGCCGATCCGGGCCTTGACGGCGACCGGGTCCGCCCAGACGTCGGCGCCGTGGATCAGGACGGTTCCCTCGTCCGGGCGCAGCAGGCCGGTGGTCATCGAGAGGGTGGTGGTCTTGCCCGCGCCGTTCGGGCCGACCAGTCCGACGAAGGCGCCGGCCGGCAGGTCGAGGGTCAGCCCGGCGACGGCGGCCTGCCGCCCGAAGCGCTTCCACAGGTTGTGGATACTGACGGCGGCTTCGGGGGACGGCGGCGGGGCGGACGCCTGCATGGGGGTTTCTCCAGGGTGGGGGCGGCGGGCGGAGGGGCTGCGGCTCAGCCTGCCACCGCGTCCGGGGCCTGCCGCCGAGGCCGGGGATACGGCGTGTCTGGGCCAAATGGGTGAGCGCGGAGGAATCCGAATGCGCTCCCCGTCGAAAACGGCAACTACTCAGGGCGCTCCTTCGTCCTGCACTATGAGAGCAGCGAGTGCGCGCAGCGCGCCGGGTGTCGGGGAGGTGGCCGGATGGCCGTACAGCCGTGGGGTCAGCAGAGCTCCGGGCACGGGCAGCCCAATCCGTACGCCCAGCCCCCGACGAACCAGCAGCCCCAGCCGTACGCCCAGCCCTGGCAGCCCGCCGCGACCCCGCAGGCCGCCATGCGCGCCGCCCACACGGACCGCGACCGGACGGTCGACGTGCTCAAGGCCGCGTACGCCGAAGGGCGGCTCTCCGCCGAGGAGTACTCGCAGCGCTTCGACGCGGCCAACCGCGCCCAGACCTACGGCCAGCTCTCGCAGATCGTCGCCGACCTGCCGTCCGGCCCGATGGTGCTGCCGATGGGCGCGGCGGTGCCGGTCGTCCCGCCCACCTTCCTGCCGCCGCCGGTGATCCCGATGCAGCGGCCGACCAACGGTGTCGCGGTCGCCTCCATGGTGCTCGGCCTGCTCTGCATCCCGACCGGCGGCATGCTCGGGCTGCCGGCGGTGGTCTGCGGCCACATCGCCAAGTCGCAGATCCGGGCCCGGCACGAGGAGGGCGACGGGATGGCCACCGCCGGCCTGGTGATCGGCTGGCTGTCGCTGGCGGGCTGGTCGCTGCTGATCCTGCTCGGCCTGGTCGCCTCGGTCAGCGGGGGCTGAACCGGCTGCGGCCGGCCTGCCGCACCGCCACGACTGTTCGGAGCGGCTTCCGCGGCTCGCCGGGCCCGGCACGGAAACCGGTCGGTCGTCCGGTATCACACCGACGGTATCGATTCCGCAGCGGCCGGGCCTCCACGAAGGCTCGTCAACGGGCAGGCCTTAGGATGCCCGGAGCGGCTACTGCTGCGTCAACGCAGAAGCCAGCCGCACTCGCCGTCGGCCGGATGCCCGGTGAGGGGGGCGTCAGACTCCGCGGTTCGCGGGACATCGACCACCGAGGACTCAAATCCAGTGACAGTCAGCACCGAGAGTGCGAGCACGCCTTCGCCGTCCCGCTCGCACGCCGGAGCAGGCCGCGCCGGCCGCCGGCCCCACCTGCGCCCGGCCTGGCGCTCGCCGCTCCTCCTGGCGGCCGAGGCGGGGGTGGCCTTCGCCGCCGCACTCGTCCTGCCCTACCTGGCCCGCAGCTTCAAGCTCGACCCGCTGAACCGGCTGGCCCAGGTGAGCGGCCTGGCCGCGATCCAGCTCCGGTTCGCGGTGATCGGCCTGCTGCTGGTCGCCGCCGCGGTGGTCGCGATGCGGCTGCGTGGCGGACGCCACTTCGGTCTGGTCACCCGCTTCGCCAGCGCCGCCATAGCCGGGCTGGCCAGCGGCTTCGTCGCGGCGGGTGCGGTGGTGGCGCTGCTCGGTACGCCGTGGCCGATGTTCGGGCTGAACGGCGACAGCGGCCGGATCGTCGAGTGGTCGCAGGCGGTGGCCCACGGGCTGCCCTCGCCCTCCCCGGTCTACCCGCCCGCGCCGCTGTACACCCTCGGGTACTACGCGCAGTGGTTCCACGACGGAAACACCGCCTACGCCTTCAAGGACCTCCAGATCCTGGGCGCCGCGGCCTTCGGCCCGCTGGTCTACCTGGCCTGGCGGATGCTGCTGAGCCCGGTCCGCGCCCTGGCGTTCGGCGTCCTGCCCGCCTTCGCGCTGATCGACGCCTACAAGCCGTACAGCCAGACCGTGCTGGTCCTGCTGGTGCCGGTGCTGGTCGCGATGGTCATCCAGCTGAGGCGCAGCGGGACGGACGGCTGGCGGTTGCTGCTGCTCAAGGGCGCCGGCTTCGGCGCGGTGCTCGGGCTGCTGTTCCTGACCTACTCCGGCTGGTTCCTGTGGAGCGCGGCCGGCGTGCTGGTCGCCGCCCTCG
The sequence above is a segment of the Kitasatospora sp. NBC_00240 genome. Coding sequences within it:
- a CDS encoding transporter — translated: MSAAPPDGRQVVRALVSLKLRLLRNGLRRSPGRAALYVFGTVAGLLLTTGLALGLALLNGRAGAGDAAVMVTCALVLGWAAVPLFLFSSDESADPTRLTMLPLRPWPLLRGSALAALIGPGPAVALVLLTGAALAGAHGAASAVAAVIGVPLTVVSVVTLSRAVAAGNARLLSSRRGKDFAIFGGLLFALLVQVANLSFQSILGRPGDSLDLSPFAPFAAVLRWVPPVSALDAARTAGEGHHVLALLQLAAAAALLALLLRWWLGSLQQLMVTADASTLEVARGVGQSRGWGFLPAGRTGAVMQRHLRYAWREPRAKAAVFTSIGMTLVVCVLSLIQGWSSVYLVVMAGMFLGLQMVNLFGMDGSAFWMVAATLVTPADARDELRGRAYAVLLYAVPVTALLGLVLATATGDWAGFAPALGLALSVLGCAVGLGALFSVVVPYAMPADGNPMRNAAPGQSGLTLLNTFGSMVGVVVLSLPVGGYLLWALAGDGPAWPVLLLGPLYGAAAAALGVRLAAGRLLGRLPEILAKAVER
- a CDS encoding ABC transporter ATP-binding protein is translated as MQASAPPPSPEAAVSIHNLWKRFGRQAAVAGLTLDLPAGAFVGLVGPNGAGKTTTLSMTTGLLRPDEGTVLIHGADVWADPVAVKARIGILPEGLRMFERLSGRELLQYNGRLRGLPGAEVDRRAEELLGVLDLGADADKLVADYSTGMRKKIGLAAALLHNPDVLFLDEPFEGVDPVSAQTIRGVLKRYAAAGSTVVFSSHVMELVEQLCDWVAVVDAGRVIAHGPLEEVRGGRSLHAAFLELIGVREDDGQALGWLGGDR
- a CDS encoding DUF1707 and DUF4190 domain-containing protein encodes the protein MAVQPWGQQSSGHGQPNPYAQPPTNQQPQPYAQPWQPAATPQAAMRAAHTDRDRTVDVLKAAYAEGRLSAEEYSQRFDAANRAQTYGQLSQIVADLPSGPMVLPMGAAVPVVPPTFLPPPVIPMQRPTNGVAVASMVLGLLCIPTGGMLGLPAVVCGHIAKSQIRARHEEGDGMATAGLVIGWLSLAGWSLLILLGLVASVSGG